In Trichoderma breve strain T069 chromosome 4, whole genome shotgun sequence, the following proteins share a genomic window:
- a CDS encoding dihydroneopterin aldolase domain-containing protein: MADLEPNWRVRFLAGQPPAIVKVRNLQTSIEGPSDAWNRKGKPQPLSVSASVMLKEAFDGSSSADSVQADTVHYGLLSKAILASLEKQSQHAGESGSGDTAKKSQFSSLRDIVNTIWEDLTGQDCNGRAKVTDEDSEAQTSFLKPSTIRCLELTVHLPKASLLGGGVSLTRIALFGRDGESRPQPRGLSLKIHDLRVPTLIGVNDNERQAKQVVVASIEIDKFDIDKDIFTMIEGETVKVMSQSSFETLEALASTLANNLASYLHSNHTGFTNRKGWPIKIALEKPIAVVLADAACVQLSVNSSEVLGAIQ; the protein is encoded by the exons atGGCGGACCTGGAGCCAAACTGGCGTGTCCGCTTCCTGGCAGGACAGCCTCCCGCCATAGTGAAGGTTCGGAATCTTCAGACATCCATTGAGGGACCATCCGATGCCTGGAACAGAAAAGGAAAACCGCAGCCGCTGAGCGTCTCCGCCTCCGtcatgctcaaggaggcctTCGACGGGTCATCTTCTGCCGACAGCGTGCAGGCCGATACCGTTCACTACGGCTTGCTCAGCAAGGCGATATTGGCTTCACTCGAGAAACAGAGCCAGCACGCAGGAGAGTCAGGATCAGGCGACACAGCTAAGAAAAGTCAGTTTTCAAGTTTACGAGACATCGTCAACACCATCTGGGAGGATCTCACCGGTCAGGACTGCAACGGAAGGGCCAAGGTGACGGATGAAGATTCAGAGGCCCAGACCTCGTTTTTGAAACCATCGACGATTCGATGCCTCGAGCTCACCGTGCACCTGCCCAAGGCCTCACTGCTGGGAGGCGGCGTGAGTCTCACCAGAATAGCCCTCTTTGGACGAGATGGCGAGTCAAGACCTCAACCAAGAGGCCTGAGCCTTAAGATCCATGACTTGAGAGTTCCCACTCTCATCGGCGTCAACGACAATGAGAGGCAGGCCAAGCAGGTCGTTGTTGCTAGTATTGAAATCGACAAGTTTGATATTGACAAAGACATATTCACAATGATAGAAGGAGAGACAGTCAAG GTCATGAGCCAGTCGTCATTTGAAACGCTTGAAGCGTTAGCCAGCACTCTGGCGAACAACCTTGCCAGCTACTTGCACTCAAATCACACAGGATTCACAAACAGAAAAGGTTGGCCGATTAAGATTGCTCTGGAGAAGCCCATCGCCGTTGTCCTCGCTGACGCGGCCTGCGTGCAACTGAGTGTGAATTCGTCCGAAGTGCTGGGCGCAATTCAATGA